The genomic region GGCCAAGGCCCCCCGCGGCGACGCGTCTCCCGAAACCCGCTGATCGACGGCCGCGCCTCTTTCCGGCAAGGAAGGAAGATCAAGATGTCCGGCACAACCAAAAGAGGGATCCGCACCGGGTGCGCGTGCCTCCTCGCCGCGCTGCTCCTGGCGTCGTGCAAGTGCGGGGAGGAAGCCGCTCCGGCGGCCGAGGTGAAGAAGGCCGAGGCCGGGGCGCCCAAGATCGTGGCCGTCGAGTCCTCGTTCGACTTCGGCAAGATCAAGCAGGGCGACGAGGCCACGCATGTCTTCAAGATCCGCAACGAGGGCACCGCGGAGCTCCAGATCGAAAAAGCCCGCGGCTCGTGAGGCTGCACGGCGACCGTCGTCTCGACGGATCGGATTCCCCCGGGCGGGGAAGGCGAGATCAAGGCCGTGCTCAAGACCGCGGGCAAGCAGGGTGAGCTCAAGAAGCGCATCACCGTGACGTCCAACGACCCGGAGAACAAGAACCTCGTCCTCGAGATCAAGGTGAACATCGTCGTCGACGTCATGATCGAGCCGCGCAACATCGGCTTCAGGCAGCTCAGCAAGGGCGCCGAGGCGACCGAGCAGCTCAGCGTCACCGTGAACGAGCCGGACAAGATCAAGGTGACGGCGCTCGGCGTCGACGACCCCCGGTTCGAGCTCAAGATGACCTCGGGCGACCTCGCCGCCGACTCCAAGTGGGAGGTCAAGTTCAAGGGGACCGACAAGCTCGGCTCGTTCCAGGCGAAGATCGAGCTCAAGTACACGGCGGCCGGCGAGCCC from Pseudomonadota bacterium harbors:
- a CDS encoding DUF1573 domain-containing protein, yielding MSGTTKRGIRTGCACLLAALLLASCKCGEEAAPAAEVKKAEAGAPKIVAVESSFDFGKIKQGDEATHVFKIRNEGTAELQIEKARGSUGCTATVVSTDRIPPGGEGEIKAVLKTAGKQGELKKRITVTSNDPENKNLVLEIKVNIVVDVMIEPRNIGFRQLSKGAEATEQLSVTVNEPDKIKVTALGVDDPRFELKMTSGDLAADSKWEVKFKGTDKLGSFQAKIELKYTAAGEPKTVEIPVRVSVVGDLQYVRSVHFGKSPKTGFSEREVRLSSRAGKNLKIKKVEDPDGLLKIEVTTPEGNPAVFKATVAAPEGDFSKPGSHVLKVHTNDPDEPIVEISYMITLRPMSRSNAARGERGLGALPRMDAIVQPNAAGKAGGGSPADKAPEKQPE